From the Elaeis guineensis isolate ETL-2024a chromosome 16, EG11, whole genome shotgun sequence genome, the window TAAATAGAAAGGCCAACGCGCAGAGCTGACACATAGGATCTAACGATGACAACAAGGAGTCGCACAGAACCGACACAAGATTTTATCGGCTTCTACCGAAAGTGGCGGCGTCGATTACGAAAGTATGTATAACTTTATGTAGGTACGAACAGGAAAAGTCCGCTCCAGGCGAATATATTCTCGACACGTAGACAAAATAATTGGCAAGTGTGCCTGCGGTACGTGAGGCCCACAGGGTCCCAAGGAAGACGAATGCAGAGCATCCACTTCAGATTGGATCTCAACTGGGGATTTATTACTTGGGTTATGTTAAATCGCGGATTAGATGTGAAAAGATATACAATTCCTTTGATCAGCCGATTCCTCCATTTTTTTCCGAGAGAAACCAAGTTTATCGTTCAAATAAACGTGACTTCACCCGGTCAAATAAACGTTACTTCACCGAAACTATAAACGTTAAATAATGGAAATTATAAACTCCATAATGTCGTGATGGTTACCATAACCGTTTCTCCGAGCTTAAGTTACAAATATATTAATTGGCTTACAAAAACCGTTAGCAGTCATTGTCGCTCATGTGTCTCAAGGATTAATTTGACAGATAACCGTTAGCAGTCATTGTCATGCTTAAAAGTTTTGTACATGTCCTTTATTAAATGACAAATATTGTTGCTTGCTATAATGGCAAATAATGATGCCTAGAATAAATGTATCACAATTTGCTTCTTATAGCTTTATCCTAACAATTCTGGCAATAACTTCTACGTAGATGCATTCCGGGGTAATCTTTTTACCATCTTGATTCCCTTTTTGCTGCAGAATAAAATCATAACGTTAAACAAATCCCATATGATATCGGAATATAAAACCACaaaataaaataagtaaaagaAAAGGCTCCATGAAAGTTCACGACCTTACTCCCATCCGTCAGCACCAATCATGCCGTCAAATTTTGACCTTTCAGAAAAGCTTTTATAAAGAACAAGTAGATCCATTTCTTCCTCAGAACACGCATaatgcaaaaaaatatatatatcattagTAGAAAATTCTCTGCATGATGACGACCTAATCCATTCTTCTCGGCCAACAACCTTATTATTATATGGCTTAATCTAACGACAATAGAAATCAACCTTGAAGATTAAATCATGCGTGAGCCAAGACCAACATTCTATACAAAAACGAATATGAAAACCATCCGGCATCAGTCTCGGCCGGTCTTATCCTAAACCCACCACAACCTGGTCGATTCTTTTTTTGCATTACTTATTTGCAACCCTCCAACTGTTGTTACCACGCGCAATGCACGCGTCAGATAACAATTAACTCccgtcactttttttttttttttggtaaggaaCTCCCCTCACATTGAATGATTGGACTTGCCAAATTCTCTCACTAAAAAGGGCAATCCACACTCTCACCCAAGCTGCACAGTGACTAACAAGTACCAGATAAGGAACATTTACCAAGGCTGCTCTTTGATTAATACCACAACAAACCCTATTGCCAGGGTTGGTGAGATTTCAAGAGCAACATAGATCAGAAATTAATGCTAACAAAACATaacatggtaataaaatagaaggcAGCCCGAGCAAGTACGCCTAAATAACTCGGAATTTCACTGTTTCAGAATTTAGGGAAAAAAGGGGAGAGCCAAGATCAGATTCAAAACTACCGGCACAAAAAATTGATATGAATGAGAACACCAGCCAAGGCATGAACCCAACCcaatcatttcttctcttccttctctgCTTCTGCGGCCTTCTTCAACCTGGCACCAACCTGGCGCTCGTTCATCCGCTCGACACGAAGCTTTGCATACGCCCTGAATGATTTCATCTCATCCGTGACCTTCACAAGCTCAACCGTGGGCTTCTCGCGGACGACGGGCATGTATGGGCCTTGGACCTGAGTGGCAGTCGCCAGCTCCTCCGGAGCAGAATCACCAGCCTGAGAAAGCAATGATCATACGCATTATGGAGCTTGCTTAAAAACGACAGTTTATCGTAGCTCATAGATTAGATTGATCAGGAGTCCGCTTGCCTTAAATTTGCGTGCACGCCTTGGGAAGATGACTAGCTTGGCTTTGTATGTCTTCAGCCTCTGGACGTTAGCTTGAAGACCCTCAAGGGAACGGTTCTTACGACGGTGATCCACCGCTATGCCAATTGTTGGGGCAAGCTTCTTTGGAATGCCTGCTGCCTGCAATTATGGAAGCAAACTATGAAACTGATAACAATCATTTTTTATGACACCGTAAGGTAAGAACAGAATTTTCCTTTTGTAATGGTGTAAAAATGTTTGGAGGTAATACTATCAGCTAGTCATAATGCACAACACAAACCTGCCTCTTTGTTTGTTTCGTCGAAACTTACCAGTATACCCCaagtaaaaggaaaaaaaataaaggtcAGATATAGAGAAAAATAGCTTTCATAACTCCACAAAATGCCACCACCAATGTTAAACGACGCGCTTCCTAAATATGCTATAGGCTTTCTAGATGCAAAAATCCACTTTTAAGTCCAAGAAATTGCAGTTGTGATTTCTTCATGAATACATCAAACAGTTTCTGTTAATCAGATCAAGAGTCAAATTCTGCTTCTAAAATTTCCCCGATCATGCAGGTGATAATTTATCCATTTCAGCCCAAGTCTTAGAAATCCTTAAATCAATACCACAACTGGCCATTTAACATCAAAATAACATATCAGAAAGTGAATACAAATTTCTTCTTAGTTTATGCATTTTTCTTGGTTATGGATCATGAATGCGACTATTCATATCTTTTGCATTCATTTACCTTAAAATTTGTATCATTTGTTATCAAATTGTAGtaatgcatcaaaaaaaaaaaaaaactgacaaATATTGCAATTGTTATTAAAAATGGTCAACAATCCCATAACAGGACCCTTAAACCACGATTCTCTGCCTTGTTATCAACCCATCACACACACTGTCCATAAAACCAAAAGATACAGGAACATAGAAACCCTAGTCATAAACCTCCTGAGTTTGTACATATGCTGCTGAAAAATAGGTAAATTTGTTATAGAGAAACAAAAGACACAAATGCATAAATTGTTGTAGTCATACCACTAGATCTTATATTGATGTCTATTAAAAGAGTTAGGAAGACCATTGTACCATACCATCTTCCATTTTACAAAAGGTGCCGCACATTTTTATCATCTCTCATGTGCGAGCATCTGCACAATCACTTGAATAAGAGCAATAACATCATATATTACtgctttgattatatagatctcCTTTACATGCACCATATGCCCCCCAAACATTCCTCAAACACCTTCAACTTGCAACTCTTGTCACTTTGGACAAAGTCCAAACATTTTTAATATGAGAGAACAAGTAATAATCAAATCCTAAAGCTCTAACCTTAAATGTGACACCACCATCAAAAAACTTTAACATACCTGCTTCAAAAGTACCTTTGAGGGCTACAAGAGGAACATGTAAACAATCaaagaacaaaaatttttttatcatacaacATTTATCACTGAAGAGTACAACAATGCCTTCAATCAGTTAATGAAGTTCACAACGTATAGTATTTTCCAGTTTTTGGCACTCCTGTAGTGATGGAATATTTTCGGTCACTTCTAAATGACACGTTCATGACAATGAACTTCTTTGCTATCATGTTTTAGTCCCTCCCATGTCCATGTCAAGCGCATACATTgtactaaacatgtgcataggATAGAAAAGGTGGGATGATTGTTGACCTAGGTATAGCTCATAATCAAGAACCAGAACACCAAAGTTTTAGCGACCATTTTCAGAAATTGGAAGCCCACCATGTTCCAATTAACAATACCCAATAGTCAATAATGATTACAAGGTCCG encodes:
- the LOC105059267 gene encoding large ribosomal subunit protein eL13z, with amino-acid sequence MVKHNNVVPNGHFKKHWQNYVRTWFNQPARKTRRRIARQKKAVKIFPRPTAGPLRPIVQCQTLKYNMKSRAGRGFTLEELKAAGIPKKLAPTIGIAVDHRRKNRSLEGLQANVQRLKTYKAKLVIFPRRARKFKAGDSAPEELATATQVQGPYMPVVREKPTVELVKVTDEMKSFRAYAKLRVERMNERQVGARLKKAAEAEKEEKK